In Panicum virgatum strain AP13 chromosome 4N, P.virgatum_v5, whole genome shotgun sequence, a single window of DNA contains:
- the LOC120671220 gene encoding plant UBX domain-containing protein 4-like, whose protein sequence is MAAGDAGRAPMPADAQSLVESFCGITSAAAEEAAFFLESHNWALESAVRSYYDSVDGDAGAGEAGAADSAPPPPPPPADRGDEDSEDEDYVGGGGGGEDEDDEDYIGDDDGDDEDAAVVSAAAAAEGRRRPSKRLKRSHEGPGGSGSGSRAGGRANGRGNVRTLSDLGGGKRGAGSDEDSGEDDEWAPPPEYYTGGEKSGMVVRDRSKRKNNTDEVFKQAKRKGAKQGHFEPRRRSTPRNFTGTGRLLTGETVQRDTPEPPEEIVHIYFWSNGFTVNDGPLRSFDDPANASFLESIKNSDCPTELEPADGKSKVNVNLVRKEEEFTEPVKRTAPFQGERRTLVAPSDNNTSSAAASSTDTAPRTITVDDSLPSTSLQIRFADGSRLVARFNMSHTISDVRAFIDATRPEASEYTLQAGFPPKPLEDATKTIEEAGIANSVIIQSI, encoded by the exons ATGGCCGCCGGAgacgccggccgcgcgccgatGCCCGCGGACGCGCAGTCGCTGGTGGAGTCCTTCTGCGGCATCacctccgcggccgccgaggaggccgcCTTCTTCCTCGAGAGCCACAACTGGGCCCTCGAATCCGCGGTCCGCTCCTACTACGACTCCGTTgacggcgacgccggcgccggcgaagccGGCGCAGCCGAttcggcgcccccgccgccgccccctcccgccGACAGGGGCGACGAGGATTCGGAGGACGAGGACTAcgtgggcggcggtggcggcggcgaggacgaggacgacgaggactacatcggggacgacgacggcgacgatgaGGACGCCGCGGTCGTCTctgccgctgcggcggcggaggggagaaGGAGGCCGTCGAAGAGGCTGAAGAGGAGCCACGAAGGGCCGGGTGGGAGCGGTAGCGGCAGCAGGGCGGGTGGGCGTGCGAATGGCAGGGGAAATGTCAGGACGCTCTCCGATCTCGGTGGGGGCAAGCGGGGCGCGGGGTCCGACGAGGACTCCGGAGAGGATGATGAGTGGGCGCCACCACCCGAGTACtacaccggcggcgagaagag TGGAATGGTCGTTAGAGATCGATCAAAACGTAAAAATAATACGGATGAGGTATTCAAGCAAGCTAAAAGGAAGGGGGCTAAGCAAGGCCATTTTGAGCCTCGCCGGAGATCTACTCCAAGGAACTTTACTGGGACTGGCAGACTTTTGACAGGTGAAACTGTACAGCGTGATACACCAGAGCCGCCAGAAGAAATTGTTCACATCTACTTCTGGAGCAATGGCTTTACAGTAAATGACGGTCCACTTAGAAGTTTTGATGATCCAGCAAATGCATCCTTTTTAGAG AGCATCAAGAATTCTGACTGCCCAACTGAACTTGAGCCGGCTGATGGGAAATCTAAGGTGAATGTGAATCTTGTGCGGAAGGAAGAAGAATTTACC GAGCCAGTCAAGCGTACTGCTCCATTTCAAGGGGAACGAAGAACTCTTGTGGCCCCTTCTGATAATAACACCTCCAGTGCTGCTGCTTCCAGTACGGACACTGCCCCAAGGACAATCACAGTGGACGATTCTTTGCCATCAACCTCCCTCCAAATCAGGTTCGCAGATGGCAGCCGCTTGGTTGCACGTTTCAACATGAGCCACACAATTAGCGATGTGCGTGCATTCATTGACGCAACCAGGCCAGAAGCCAGCGAATACACGCTGCAAGCCGGATTCCCCCCTAAGCCGCTCGAGGACGCGACCAAGACCATTGAGGAGGCCGGCATAGCCAACTCGGTGATCATTCAGTCAATCTAG
- the LOC120671222 gene encoding uncharacterized protein LOC120671222 — MGRRPSASAEPLLPPALKRGVAAVERCASRADDELRWFRSCLRWACMDHSGPAQAALSWLLFLALGVLAPAAAHFLLVLRDSRRPFSAVVQLSLSAAAAAGFLCLSASFRRVGLRRLLYLDKLRTKSDRVRAHYTARLAFSFRLLAALVAPCFAAEAAYKVWWYATSAAGAPFFGGDVLGDVLACSVEMASWMYRSAVYLLTCVLFRLICHLQGLRLEDFAGTLLEEVEEGRAGIDRVLREHLDIRKQLKVISHRFRKFIVAALLIATASQFASVLLTTRRDSVDDLLNTGELALCSVVLMSGLIIILSSAAKITHQAQALTGHTTKWHACCTIAPVPDEEGEPGSNQNSMIEQDPSSDSDTESSEETGDEDLLENTKIHLPQAHVISFQKRQALVTYLENNRAGITVFGFTLDRSYLHTIFMLEWTLFLWLLGKTIGFS; from the exons atggggcggcggccgagcgcgTCGGCggagccgctgctgccgccggcgctgaagcgcggggtggcggcggtggagcgctGCGCGTCGCGGGCCGACGACGAGCTGCGGTGGTTCCGCTCCTGCCTGCGCTGGGCGTGCATGGACCACTCGGGCCCCGCGCAGGCGGCGCTCTCCTGGCTCCTCTTCCTCGCGCTCGGcgtcctcgcccccgccgccgcgcacttcctcctcgtcctccgcgACTCGCGCCGCCCCTTCTCCGCCGTCGTCCAGCTctcgctctccgccgccgccgccgccggcttcctCTGCCTCTCCGCCTCCTTCCGCCGCgtcggcctccgccgcctgctCTACCTCGACAAGCTCCGCACCAAGAGCGACCGCGTCCGGGCCCACTACACCGCGCGCCTCGCCTTCTCcttccgcctcctcgccgcgctcgtcgCGCCCTGcttcgccgccgaggccgcctaCAAGGTCTGGTGGTacgccacctccgccgcaggCGCACCCTTCTTCGGCGGCGACGTGCTCGGGGACGTCCTCGCCTGCTCCGTCGAGATGGCCTCCTGGATGTACCGCAGCGCCGTCTACCTCCTCACCTGCGTCCTCTTCCGCCTCATCTGCCACCTCCAGGGGCTCCGGCTCGAGGACTTCGCGGGGACGCTGCTCGAGGAGGTCGAGGAGGGACGGGCCGGGATCGACCGCGTCCTGCGGGAGCACCTCGACATCCGCAAGCAGCTCAAGGTCATCAGCCACCGCTTCCGCAAGTTCATCGTCGCCGCACTGCTCATCGCCACCGCCAGCCAGTTCGCATCCGTGCTCCTCACCACGCGCCGCGACTCCGTCGACGACCTCCTCAACACCGGCGAGCTCGCG CTATGTTCGGTCGTGCTCATGTCCGGGCTCATCATAATCCTGAGCAGCGCCGCGAAGATCACCCACCAAGCGCAAGCGCTCACGGGCCACACCACCAAGTGGCACGCCTGCTGCACCATCGCGCCCGTGCCGGACGAGGAAGGGGAGCCCGGGTCCAACCAGAACTCCATGATCGAGCAGGACCCCTCGAGCGACAGTGACACCGAGTCCAGCGAGGAGACCGGCGACGAGGACCTGCTGGAGAACACCAAGATCCACCTTCCACAGGCGCACGTCATCTCCTTCCAGAAGCGGCAGGCGCTAG TGACGTACCTGGAGAACAACAGAGCCGGGATCACGGTGTTCGGGTTCACGCTGGACCGATCGTACCTGCACACCATCTTCATGCTCGAGTGGACACTGTTCCTGTGGCTGCTCGGCAAGACGATCGGCTTCTCGTGA